The uncultured Ilyobacter sp. genome has a segment encoding these proteins:
- the metA gene encoding homoserine O-succinyltransferase has product MPIVIPKKLPAFETLKGENIFVMNKSRAFRQDIRPLKIVILNLMPNKIITETQLLRLLGNTPLQIEITLLKTRTYASKNTSQDHLTSFYKTFEDVKNHTFDGLIITGAPIEHLQFEEVDYWEELKEIMEFSKSNVTSTMHICWGSQAGLYYHYGIPKFPTDKKIFGIFKHKILNLKTKLTRGFDDEFLVPHSRHTTVMRSDIEKVPELEILAESKDAGICLVATRDRKQIFISGHLEYEKDTLKNEYFRDLDKGLSIDIPKNYFKDNNPENDPVVTWRAHAHLLFSNWLNYCVYQETPYFLK; this is encoded by the coding sequence ATGCCTATAGTGATTCCTAAAAAATTGCCTGCCTTCGAAACTCTTAAGGGTGAAAATATATTTGTAATGAATAAATCAAGGGCTTTTCGTCAAGATATAAGACCACTGAAAATAGTCATTCTTAACCTTATGCCCAATAAAATAATAACTGAGACGCAGCTCCTTCGGCTTTTGGGGAATACACCTCTACAAATAGAGATAACTCTCTTAAAGACGAGAACTTATGCCTCTAAAAATACGAGCCAGGACCACCTTACCAGCTTTTACAAGACTTTTGAAGACGTTAAAAATCACACCTTTGACGGTCTTATTATAACTGGTGCACCAATTGAACACCTTCAGTTTGAAGAAGTTGACTACTGGGAAGAACTCAAAGAGATTATGGAGTTTTCTAAATCTAACGTCACATCGACTATGCATATATGCTGGGGTTCTCAGGCTGGATTGTATTATCACTACGGAATACCAAAATTTCCAACAGATAAAAAAATCTTTGGAATTTTTAAGCATAAAATTTTAAATCTAAAAACAAAACTTACCAGAGGCTTTGATGATGAATTTCTTGTACCACATTCAAGACATACTACTGTTATGAGAAGCGATATTGAAAAGGTTCCAGAGCTGGAAATCTTGGCTGAGTCAAAAGATGCAGGTATCTGCCTTGTAGCAACAAGGGACAGAAAACAGATTTTCATCAGTGGTCATTTAGAGTATGAAAAGGATACCTTAAAAAATGAGTATTTTAGAGACTTAGACAAGGGACTTTCAATTGATATTCCAAAAAATTATTTTAAAGATAATAATCCTGAAAATGATCCTGTAGTTACCTGGAGAGCTCATGCTCACCTGCTTTTTTCTAACTGGCTCAATTACTGCGTCTACCAGGAAACACCATACTTTTTAAAATAA